TCCGCATCCTCTCCGGTGACTTATAGCGACTGTGAAGCGCTCCGGGTGTGACCAGGCAGCCGTGCCTCCCGTGTCTCTCCGAGCGACCCTTCAGGTCGCTGCCGGGCGGCAGCCTTCGGAAATTCCCTCGGCGACTCGCTCAGTCTCCCTGGAAAAAGAATTTGACAACCTTCCACCCGCTCTCTATCATATCACCAACCCCTGAGAGGGGTGCTGAAGTGACGCGCTCTGATCTGAAGCGAGGGGATAGTACGGAAACCGTGGAAGCCTGAAGGGGCAGATCTGTTTCACTAAGAGAGAAGGGAGAGAATGACCAAGGCTGACATAGCTTCGATCGTCGCTGAAAGAGGCCTCGCCAAGAAACAGGCGATGGAAGTAGTAGAGGCGACCCTTGCTATCGTAAAGAATGCTCTCGAGAAAGGGGAGAAGATCCAGCTTGTCGGCTTTGGCTCTTTTCAGGTCAAGGCCAAGCGTGCGAGGAAAGGCCGGAATCCTCAAACCGGCGAGCCGATCACTATCACGGCTCGTAAGGTGCTGAAGTTCAAGCCCGGAAAAGCCTTGCATCAAGCCGTGAACGGTCTCAACGGGTAGCGTTTGAGGTAGCGGAAGAGGGAAGGCTGTGCCTAGTGCACGGACGCGGTTGGTGAGATCGAGGCCTCGAGCTTCACAAAGGCTTCTCCCGGGTCTTGATGGCAGTGCCGAGATTCCGGAGAAGCTGTACTTTAAAATCGGAGAGGTCGCTGAACTGACCGGCGTTCAACCTTACATCCTCCGCTACTGGGAGACGCAGTTTACAACGCTGCGGCCAACCAAGAGTCCGAGCGGGCAGCGACTGTATAGGCGTAGTGACGTCGTGTCTGTGCTTCACATCAAGGAGTTGCTGTACGAGAAGCGGTTCACTATTGCCGGGGCCAGGCGCCATCTGTCAGCAGAGCAGGGGTCGTTTCCACCAACCGTAGTGGACTCTGTGCGACTGGTAAAGGAAGAACTGAAAAATATCTCCTCATTATTGCGTAGACATTCCCCCTGACGTAACGATCTGGCATCCTCGGGGCGTGGCGCAGCCTGGTAGCGCACTGGCATGGGGGGCCAGGGGTCGTTGGTTCAAATCCAATCGCCCCGACCAGCATGACTCGTCGGTATGCGGGACTATCGAAGGGCAGATAATGCATCTGCTCTTTTTCAGTTGTGAATGAACATTCTGATCTCCAATGATGACGGCATTCATGCTCGAGGCCTTCGAGTGCTTGCGGATGCCCTGTCCAGTCTTGGTGAAGTGTGGGTAGTGGCGCCTGATCGTGAACGGAGCGCATCCAGCCACGCCCTGACGCTTAATCGACCGCTGCGGGTCACCAAGGTTGCGCCGACTTGGTTCACGGTTGACGGCACACCTACCGATTGCGTGGCGCTGGCCCTGATGGGCATGATTAAGCAGAAATTCGACTTGGTGGCATCCGGAATCAATATCGGCGGGAATATGGGCGATGATGTGACCTACTCTGGAACAGTTTCAGCCGCCTTCGAGGCGACATTGCTGGGGTATCCGGCGTTTGCCCTGTCTGTTGTGGCTCAGCGGCGAGTCAACTTCACGGCAGCAGGGCGGGTCGCTGTTATGGTGGCTGAGCTGATCACGCAACATGGCCTGCCGCGGAATACTATGCTGAACGTGAATGTCCCGAATTGCCGCCCCTCAGCAATTAAAGGTGTGGCGATCACGCAACAGGGAAGACGACGCTATGGTGACATCATCGTGAGAAAGGTGGACCCTCGCGGGAAGGCCTATTACTGGATCGGCGGGAAGGAACCCACATGGGAGCCATCGGAAGAAAGCGATTATGCCGCGGTGACGGCAGGATCTATCTCGATCACGCCGCTTCACATAGATCTGACCAACTCTCGCGCTGTCAAAGAGCTCCAGAGATGGAAGTTTCCCTGGAATCACATACCCTCCACAGCGGGACGCCGCCACGTGACAGCGTGAAATGGCCGTCAATTGATGTGAATAACAGGTTTGCGATTCCATAATGGATTACGCGGTTGCCCGGCAACG
This sequence is a window from Candidatus Methylomirabilis sp.. Protein-coding genes within it:
- a CDS encoding integration host factor subunit alpha, encoding MTKADIASIVAERGLAKKQAMEVVEATLAIVKNALEKGEKIQLVGFGSFQVKAKRARKGRNPQTGEPITITARKVLKFKPGKALHQAVNGLNG
- a CDS encoding MerR family transcriptional regulator; the protein is MRSRPRASQRLLPGLDGSAEIPEKLYFKIGEVAELTGVQPYILRYWETQFTTLRPTKSPSGQRLYRRSDVVSVLHIKELLYEKRFTIAGARRHLSAEQGSFPPTVVDSVRLVKEELKNISSLLRRHSP
- the surE gene encoding 5'/3'-nucleotidase SurE; this encodes MNILISNDDGIHARGLRVLADALSSLGEVWVVAPDRERSASSHALTLNRPLRVTKVAPTWFTVDGTPTDCVALALMGMIKQKFDLVASGINIGGNMGDDVTYSGTVSAAFEATLLGYPAFALSVVAQRRVNFTAAGRVAVMVAELITQHGLPRNTMLNVNVPNCRPSAIKGVAITQQGRRRYGDIIVRKVDPRGKAYYWIGGKEPTWEPSEESDYAAVTAGSISITPLHIDLTNSRAVKELQRWKFPWNHIPSTAGRRHVTA